One stretch of Paraburkholderia fungorum DNA includes these proteins:
- a CDS encoding LuxR C-terminal-related transcriptional regulator, with translation MPALDYRTAFHLAPIGLVLSRERKIEDCNDELASIFGTTREALLGQSFQVLYPSADEFERIGARIPPIMTAQGSYADDRIMKRANGELFWCHVTGRAQQRADAHAAGVWTFEDLSATRRVAVELTPREREIAAQLVTGKTSKQIGRVLEISPRTVDVYRARLMRKYDTGNATELLQRLLGN, from the coding sequence ATGCCTGCCCTGGATTACCGAACCGCGTTTCACCTTGCCCCGATCGGACTCGTGCTGTCGCGCGAACGCAAAATCGAAGACTGCAACGACGAGCTGGCGTCGATTTTCGGCACCACGCGCGAGGCGCTGCTTGGGCAGTCGTTCCAGGTGCTCTACCCGTCGGCGGACGAATTCGAGCGGATCGGCGCACGAATTCCGCCCATCATGACCGCGCAAGGCAGTTACGCGGACGACCGCATCATGAAGCGCGCCAATGGCGAATTATTCTGGTGTCACGTGACAGGACGCGCGCAGCAACGCGCCGACGCGCACGCAGCGGGCGTCTGGACTTTCGAGGATTTAAGCGCGACGCGGCGTGTCGCCGTGGAATTGACGCCGCGCGAACGTGAAATCGCCGCGCAACTGGTGACGGGCAAAACCAGCAAGCAGATTGGCCGGGTGCTGGAAATCAGCCCGCGCACGGTCGACGTCTACCGGGCGCGGCTGATGCGTAAATACGATACGGGGAATGCAACCGAACTGCTGCAGCGGCTGCTAGGTAATTGA
- a CDS encoding acyl-CoA thioesterase yields the protein MSDFHAVFEMSMPIRWGDMDAFGHVNNTVYFRYMEQVRISWFEQLGMAGSNADGQGPVIVNASMEFLKQLHYPGDVIGRMTVATPGRSSFDTGFELVRADDPHTVYARGGARCVWIDYAAGKSVPVPDLLRETIERAALVKAA from the coding sequence ATGAGCGATTTTCACGCAGTTTTCGAAATGTCGATGCCGATCCGCTGGGGCGACATGGACGCCTTCGGCCATGTGAACAACACGGTCTATTTCCGCTATATGGAGCAGGTGCGGATTTCGTGGTTCGAACAATTGGGCATGGCCGGCAGCAACGCGGACGGGCAGGGGCCGGTGATCGTCAACGCGTCGATGGAATTTTTGAAGCAACTGCACTATCCCGGCGACGTGATCGGCCGGATGACGGTGGCCACGCCCGGCCGCAGCAGTTTCGACACGGGCTTCGAACTGGTGCGCGCCGACGATCCGCACACGGTTTATGCGCGCGGTGGGGCGCGTTGCGTATGGATCGATTACGCGGCGGGCAAGTCGGTGCCGGTGCCCGATCTGCTGCGCGAAACCATCGAGCGGGCGGCGCTGGTCAAAGCGGCCTGA
- a CDS encoding SDR family oxidoreductase, which produces MGRSINLEGKVALITGASSGLGKRFAQVLSQAGAKVVLASRRTERLKELRAEIEASGGAAHVVSLDVTDYQSIKSAVAHAETEAGTIDILVNNSGVSTTQKLSEVTPADFEYVFDTNTRGAFFVAQEVAKRMIMRGNGAQKPSYRIINIASMAGLRVLPQIGLYSMSKAAVIHMTKAMALEWGKHGINVNAICPGYIDTEINHHHWSTEQGQKLVSMLPRHRVGKPDDLDGLLLLLAADESQFINGSVIAADDGFGLA; this is translated from the coding sequence ATGGGCCGTTCGATCAATCTGGAAGGCAAGGTCGCGCTGATCACCGGCGCTTCGAGCGGGTTGGGGAAGCGCTTTGCTCAGGTGCTGTCGCAGGCGGGCGCCAAGGTCGTGCTGGCGAGCCGGCGCACTGAGCGTCTGAAGGAATTGCGCGCCGAGATCGAGGCGTCGGGTGGCGCGGCGCATGTGGTTTCGCTCGACGTGACCGACTATCAGAGCATCAAGTCGGCAGTCGCCCATGCGGAAACCGAGGCCGGCACGATCGACATTCTGGTTAACAACTCCGGTGTATCGACTACGCAGAAGCTGTCGGAAGTCACGCCCGCCGACTTCGAGTACGTGTTCGATACGAACACGCGCGGCGCGTTTTTCGTCGCGCAGGAAGTTGCCAAGCGCATGATCATGCGCGGCAACGGTGCGCAGAAGCCGTCGTACCGGATTATCAATATTGCGTCGATGGCGGGTTTGCGTGTGCTGCCGCAAATCGGCCTGTACTCGATGAGCAAGGCGGCCGTCATCCACATGACGAAGGCGATGGCGCTGGAGTGGGGCAAGCACGGCATCAACGTGAACGCGATCTGCCCCGGCTATATCGATACCGAGATCAACCATCACCACTGGTCGACAGAGCAGGGGCAAAAGCTGGTGTCGATGCTGCCGCGTCATCGGGTCGGCAAGCCCGACGATCTGGACGGGCTGTTACTGCTGCTCGCCGCTGACGAATCGCAGTTCATCAACGGCTCGGTGATCGCCGCCGACGACGGTTTCGGGCTCGCCTGA